GTGTTTATATCGTTCAGAAACGTAAAATCTCTGAAGGGGATAAAATGGCTGGACGACATGGTAATAAAGGGGTTATCTCTCGTATTTTACCAGAAGAAGATATGCCATTCTTACCTGATGGAACGCCAGTTGATATCATGTTAAATCCTTTAGGGGTACCTTCTCGTATGAACATTGGTCAGGTATTAGAGCTACACTTAGGTATGGCTGCAAGATATCTTGGCATTCATGTTGCTTCTCCAGTATTTGACGGAGCGCGTGAGGAAGATGTTTGGGGAACAATTGAAGAAGCTGGTATGGCACGTGATGCGAAAACTGTACTTTATGATGGACGTACAGGTGAGCCATTCGATAACCGTGTATCTGTTGGTGTCATGTATATGATTAAACTTGCACACATGGTTGACGATAAGCTACATGCTCGTTCAACAGGACCTTACTCACTTGTAACACAACAACCACTTGGTGGTAAAGCGCAATTCGGTGGACAACGTTTTGGTGAGATGGAGGTTTGGGCACTTGAAGCATACGGTGCTGCTTACACATTACAAGAAATCTTAACAGTTAAATCTGATGACGTTGTTGGACGTGTGAAAACATATGAAGCAATCGTTAAAGGTGAAAATGTACCAGAACCAGGTGTTCCTGAATCATTCAAAGTATTAATTAAAGAATTACAGTCACTTGGTATGGATGTTAAGATGATGTCTGCTACAGACGAAGAAATTGAAATGCGTGATACTGAAGATGATGATGATCAAACTTCAGAACATTTAGCGATGGATATGGAATACGTAAAAGAATAAGTATTATATAGGGTAAAACCTTAGGACAGAAAGGGAGGTAGGCCCCTTGATAGATGTAAATAATTTCGAGTATATGAAGATCGGACTTGCATCGCCTGACAAAATTCGCTCGTGGTCATACGGGGAAATTAAAAAACCTGAAACAATTAACTACCGTACATTAAAACCTGAAAAAGATGGTCTTTTCTGTGAACGCATTTTCGGTCCTACGAAAGATTGGGAATGTCACTGCGGAAAATATAAACGTGTACGTTATAAAGGTGTAGTTTGTGATCGTTGTGGAGTTGAAGTAACTCGTGCAAAAGTACGTCGTGAGCGTATGGGTCATATCGAATTAGCTGCACCAGTATCACATATTTGGTATTTCAAAGGTATTCCAAGCCGAATGGGACTTGTTTTAGACATGTCCCCTCGTGCTCTGGAAGAAGTAATCTACTTTGCTTCTTACGTAGTAACAGAAGCTGGGGATACTCCTTTAGAAAAGAAACAATTGCTTTCTGAGAAAGAGTTCCGTGCTTATCGTGAGCGTTACGGTCAAACTTTCCAAGCATCTATGGGTGCTGAGGCAATTAAAAAACTATTAAGCGATATTAATCTTGAAAAAGATGTTGATTCATTAAAAGAGGAGTTAAAAACTGCTCAAGGTCAACGTCGTACAAGAGCAATTAAACGTTTAGAAGTTTTAGAAGCATTCCGTAACTCTGGTAATGAGCCTTCTTGGATGATCTTAGATGTGCTACCAGTAATCCCACCTGAATTACGACCAATGGTTCAATTAGATGGTGGACGTTTTGCAACTTCTGATCTAAACGATTTATATCGTCGTGTAATTAACCGTAACAACCGTTTAAAACGTTTATTAGACCTTGGTGCACCAAGCATTATCGTACAAAACGAAAAACGTATGCTTCAAGAGGCAGTTGATGCGTTAATTGACAATGGTCGCCGTGGCCGTCCAGTTACTGGACCAGGTAACCGTCCATTAAAATCTCTTTCTCACATGCTTAAAGGTAAGCAAGGACGTTTCCGTCAAAACTTACTTGGTAAACGTGTTGACTACTCTGGCCGTTCGGTTATCGTTGTAGGACCAAACTTACAAATGTATCAATGTGGATTACCAAAAGAAATGGCAATTGAATTATTCAAGCCATTCGTGATGAAAGAATTAGTAGAGCGTGGATTAGCACATAACATTAAGTCTGCGAAACGTAAAATTGAGCGTTTACACCCTGAAATTTGGGATGTATTAGAATCAGTTATTCGTGAGCATCCGGTGTTACTAAACCGTGCCCCAACTCTGCACAGACTTGGTATCCAAGCGTTCGAACCTACATTAGTAGAAGGCCGTGCAATCCGTCTACATCCACTTGTATGTACTGCATACAATGCCGATTTTGATGGTGACCAAATGGCTGTTCACGTACCGTTATCAAGTGAAGCACAAGCAGAAGCTCGTATCCTAATGCTTGCAGCACAAAACATCCTGAACCCGAAAGATGGTAAACCAGTAGTTACACCATCTCAAGATATGGTACTAGGTAACTATTACTTAACTCTTGAGCGTGCAGGCGCAGTCGGTGAAGGTATGGTATTTAAAGATATCAATGAGGCGTTAATTGCATATCAAAATGGTTATGTACATTTACATTCTCGTGTTGCTGTTGCAGCAAATTCGTTAAATAACGAAACATTTACTGAAGAACAAAATAATTCATTATTAATCACAACGGTTGGTAAGCTAATCTTCAATGAAATCTTGCCTACTTCGTTCCCATATATTAATGAACCTACTCAGAGTAACCTTGAGAAGGAAACTCCTCAAATGTATTTCGTGGCTAAAGGTGCGAATATTAAAGAGATTATTGAAAGTAGAGAAGAAATTGCTCCTTTCAAAAAGAAAATACTTGGAAATATCATCGCTGAAGTATTTAAACGTTTCAAAATTACTGAAACATCTAAAATGCTAGACCGCATGAAGGATCTTGGATTTAGACACTCTACTAAAGCTGGTATTACAGTTGGTGTATCCGATATCATCGTATTACCTGAGAAGCAATTAATTATTGCTGAAGCTCAAGAAAAAGTAGATAAAGTTCTAAAACAATTCCGCCGTGGTTTAATCACAGAAGATGAGCGTTACGATCGTGTAATCGCAATTTGGAGTGATGCAAAGGATGTTATTCAAGGCAAACTGATGGCTTCCCTAAATAAACGTAACCCAATCTTTATGATGAGTGACTCTGGTGCCCGTGGTAACGCATCAAACTTTACTCAGCTTGCTGGTATGCGTGGTCTAATGGCCAACCCGGCTGGTCGTATTATTGAGTTACCAATCAAATCTTCATTCCGTGAAGGTCTGACGGTACTTGAATACTTCATCTCTACACACGGTGCACGT
This genomic interval from Gottfriedia acidiceleris contains the following:
- the rpoC gene encoding DNA-directed RNA polymerase subunit beta' — encoded protein: MIDVNNFEYMKIGLASPDKIRSWSYGEIKKPETINYRTLKPEKDGLFCERIFGPTKDWECHCGKYKRVRYKGVVCDRCGVEVTRAKVRRERMGHIELAAPVSHIWYFKGIPSRMGLVLDMSPRALEEVIYFASYVVTEAGDTPLEKKQLLSEKEFRAYRERYGQTFQASMGAEAIKKLLSDINLEKDVDSLKEELKTAQGQRRTRAIKRLEVLEAFRNSGNEPSWMILDVLPVIPPELRPMVQLDGGRFATSDLNDLYRRVINRNNRLKRLLDLGAPSIIVQNEKRMLQEAVDALIDNGRRGRPVTGPGNRPLKSLSHMLKGKQGRFRQNLLGKRVDYSGRSVIVVGPNLQMYQCGLPKEMAIELFKPFVMKELVERGLAHNIKSAKRKIERLHPEIWDVLESVIREHPVLLNRAPTLHRLGIQAFEPTLVEGRAIRLHPLVCTAYNADFDGDQMAVHVPLSSEAQAEARILMLAAQNILNPKDGKPVVTPSQDMVLGNYYLTLERAGAVGEGMVFKDINEALIAYQNGYVHLHSRVAVAANSLNNETFTEEQNNSLLITTVGKLIFNEILPTSFPYINEPTQSNLEKETPQMYFVAKGANIKEIIESREEIAPFKKKILGNIIAEVFKRFKITETSKMLDRMKDLGFRHSTKAGITVGVSDIIVLPEKQLIIAEAQEKVDKVLKQFRRGLITEDERYDRVIAIWSDAKDVIQGKLMASLNKRNPIFMMSDSGARGNASNFTQLAGMRGLMANPAGRIIELPIKSSFREGLTVLEYFISTHGARKGLADTALKTADSGYLTRRLVDVAQDVIVRQDDCGTDRGLHVKAIKEGNEIIEGLYDRLVGRHLRSTIRHPETGVLLAQENDLITEDLAREIIDAGIEEVNIRSAFTCNTNHGVCKKCYGRNLATGAEVEVGEAVGIIAAQSIGEPGTQLTMRTFHTGGVAGDDITQGLPRIQELFEARNPKGQAVISEIDGIISISTDAKDKQEIIVQGSVETRNYPVPYGARLKVQEGETIERGQVMTEGSIDPKELLKVKGTNAVQEYLLREVQKVYRMQGVEIGDKHVEVMVRQMLKKVRVMDAGETDLLPGTLLELHQFTEANKEALYAGKQPATARPLLLGITKASLETDSFLSAASFQETTRVLTDAAIKGKRDELLGLKENVIIGKLVPAGTGMNRYRKVDLVKDLNESVEMNEEVLVEK